A window of Stutzerimonas stutzeri genomic DNA:
TTGTCAGGGGCTAGATGGATGGCATTATGCTATCTGTTCATGCCCTCAGTAATCGATTCTCTGCACTTAAGCAGTTGAGTACCGACATTCTTGGCGAGGGAGCCAGTGGTGGGTCTGTTTTCCAAATCCAAGAATTTCAAGCCAGCCGGCGTCCTCGGTCTCGAGGTGGGTCCGCAGGGCGTCGCGCTTGCGCATGTGGTACGCCCGCACGACGGCCGACCTGAACTGCTGTGCTGTGAACATCTCGAGGGGGCGGTTGAGGCTCAGCCCGCGCTGCTCGAGCAGGCAGTTAACGCACATGCGCTTGATGGCATGCCGGTGAACCTGCTGCTGCATCCGTCCGAGTATCAGATGTTCCTTCTCGAAGCACCCGATGTGCAGCCGCAGGAGCTTCGCGACGCCATGCGCTGGCGCATCAAGGACATGATCAGTCAGCCGCTCGATGACGTTGTGATCGATTGCTTCGCATTGCCTGAGGATGCCTACCGCGGCCGTAACCGCATGGTCTACTGCGCCGTTCTCGAGAAAGCCCGTATGCAGCGCCATGCCCAGTTCGTGCGGCAAGCAGGGCTGCGCATGGCGAGCATCGATATCACCGAGCTGGCGTTTCGCAACCTGGGATCTTTGGCTGGCGCTGACGGAATCAATCTTGCGCTGCTGCGCCTGCGCACCAGCGAGGGCCTTATCTGCACCCAGAACGGTACCGACATTTACATGGCGCGTCGTATCGAGCACGGGCTCGCCCGAGCGGCCCAGGATCTTGGAAGCATGACGTTGGAGATCCAGCGCTCGCTCGATTATTTCGAAAGTCAGCTTGGCAAGGGCTACATCAGTCGATTGATGTTGCTGCCCATGAAGCAGGACGGTGAGCGGACCTTCCAGGGGTTGGCCAGCGGCCTTGCGGTGAATCTGCAGCGGCTTGATTTGCGGGAGCTATTCCCAGGGCAGCCTGCTGCCGACCTTTCCGAATCTCGACAGGCGTTCTGTTTGGGTGCAGTCGGCGCTGCCCTGCGTCAGGAAGCCGTCTGATGCAGAACGTCAATCTCTACCAGCGCGAACGCCGTCAGCAGGGTGGCCCGCGGCCGCGGCAGATGCTGGTTGGCGTTTGCCTATTGGTTCTGGCATTGCTCGCCCACGGCATCTGGCAAGGCTGGAACCTGCAGCAGAGCGTGGCGACACGGCAGCATGCCGAGGCTCAGGCGCGCGAGGCCGAAGCGCAGCTGCAAACATTCAAGGCCAACTACCGCGAGCCGACACTGGACCCCCGCCTGCCAGCGCAGCTAGCCGAGCGCGAAGCGGAGAATCGCCATCTGCAGCGTCTCGCGGAGCATCTGCGAACCCTCGACAGCCAGCTGCGTGGTGGTTTCGCCCCGTTGCTGGCCGCGCTTGCCGATCGACACCCGCCCAGTGGGCTTTGGCTAACCCGGATCCGCTTGCAGGCAGGTGGCAGCGACATGCTGCTGCGTGGCTTGAGCCAGGATCAGGAGTTGCTCCCGCTTTACCTGGAAAGTCTCGGCCGCAGCGAAGCACTGCAGGGTCGTGAGTTTGGCAGCTTCGATCTGCAACGCGATGACAGCGGCCTGCTGCTTTTCCGATTGGCATCGAGATCCGCAAAGGGGGCCGATGATGAGTAGTGCTCTGGATCTCCTTCGGCAGCGTTGGGGAACATTGGCGCCACGTGAGCAATGGCTGAGCATGCTGGTCGGCGCGGCATTGCTGGGCATGCTGTACCTGATGCTGGTCGCTGAGCCGCTCGCCCAGCGAATCGCTCAGCAGGATAGTCAACGTCAGCTTGCCGAAGCACGCCGTCTGGAAGCCAGCAACGCATTGCTTGAGCTTCAGGCCCGGCTCGCCGCCGATCCCAATCGGCCATATCTGGACGCTCTCGATGCCGCAAAAATTGGCCGCGAGCGGATTTTGCACAGCATCGACGAGGGAACCAGCTCGTTGATTTCACCTGCGCGGATGAAAGCGCTGCTGCAGGATTTGTTGCGTCGGCAGCCGCGGCTGCAGATGGTGGGATTGCAAAGTTTCAGCGCGCCATTGGAGCTCCCTGCCGCTCCGTCAGATACCGCGAGTGCCGCCGCGTCTCCGACCGTTGGTTTCTACCGTCATGGGGTGCGTCTGACCCTGCAAGGTGGTTACTTCGACCTGCTCGATTATCTGCAGACCGTGCAGAACAGTGGCTGGCGTCTGCATTGGGACAGCCTGGATTACCACATCGAGGAAGCCGGGCCGGACAAGGCTCGGATCACTCTCGAACTGCATACTTTGAGCCGTGACGCGGGGTGGGTCGGTGTCTAAATTTTTCTGTGTGGTCGGGCTGGCCTTCTTGCTGCCGGCGTCGGCTTTTGCGCTTGACCCAACCAGACCACCTGCCGCCCTAATTCAGGCCACCGCAGAGCACAAAGCCCCGGCGGCTGCCATGCATCTGCAGGGCATATTCCGTGGCGCCGATGGCGCCCGTGCGGTACTCAACGGGCAGTCGCTGCGGGTGGGCCAGCGTCTGGCTGATGCTCGAGTCCTGGCTATCAATACGAATTCCGTCCTGATCGAACGTGATGGCCAGCAGCAACTGCTGCGTCTGGTCGCGCCGGTCATCACTCCGAGTCAAACCCGACCATGATGCCGACCCTCTTGCCGCGTCTCGGCTTGCTGAGCCTGTTCTGCCTGCTGGCTGCCTGCCAGACGTTCGAGGACGGCGACAGGCGCCTCTACGAACAGAGCAACCGCCTGTTCGAGGAAAGCCTGCAACAGAGCCAGGCCAAGGCGCTGCCGCCACCTTCCGTGCAGGCCGCCTTGATTCCACCGTTAAGTATCGACGGCAGTTCGGCTGTCAGCGGCCCGCGCTTCGACGTGGTAGCCAACGACATGCCGGCGCGCGAGTTCTTCCTCAGTCTGATGGACAGCGCGGGGCAGAACCTGCTGGTGCATCCGGCTGTGACCGGCAATATCACCTTCAGCCTGCGCAATGTGACATTGGAAGAAGTGCTTGCAGCGGTTCGCGACAGCTACGGATATGACTATCGGCGCACCAGCTATGGCTACCAGATTCAGGCGAATACCGCGGTAACCCGCACCTATGACCTGAATTACCTCAACCTGAAGCGTCAGGGTATGAGCGATACCCGGGTCAGCTCGGGTCAGGCCACCACCAGCGATAACACTGGCACAGGTGCCGGTGGCACTACCACCAGTACAACCTCCAGCACCGTCAATGCCAGCCAGTTGCTGACCAGCAGCAACGTCGACTTTTGGGGCGAGGTGAGTGAAGTGGTGGCGATGATGATCGGCAGCGAGGCAGGCAACAGTGTCGTGGTCAACCCGCAGGCCGGTCTGCTCGTGGTTCGTGCGTCCAGTGGCGATCAGCAGGCCGTCGAGCGCTTCCTGCAACAGGCGCAGCGCAACCTGCAGCGTCAGGTGATCCTCGAGACGAAGATCCTCGAGGTGAACCTGTCGGACGGCTTCCAGTCGGGCATCAACTGGGCCCAGCTGGGTTCCATGGGCAACGCCAATATCGCGTTGGGCTTACAGGGCGATGCCCTGAGCGGTGTTAACAACGTGGGCGGCGTGTTCAGCGCAGCGGTCAGCGTAGGCGATTTCAACGGGGTGCTGCAGCTGCTGGAAACCCAGGGCGATGTGCGCGTGCTGTCCAGCCCGCGGATCTCGACGTTGAACAACCAGAAAGCGGTGATCAAGGTCGGTACCGACGAGTTCTTCGTCACTGACGTATCGACGACCACCACCTCGCTTGCCGGCGGCACCACCGCACCGGACCTGGACATCACCTTGACGCCGTTTTTCTCTGGCATTTCCCTGGATGTGACGCCACAGATCGACGAGAACGATCAGGTCACGCTGCACGTGCGGCCGACCGTCAGCCGTGTCCAGGACCAGAACAAAAGCATCCAGCTGGGCAGCTCGGATAATGTCTTCAACCTGCCGCTGGCCTTGTCGACCACGCGCCAGTCCGACTCAATCGTGCGGGCCCGCAGCGGTCAGGTCGTGGTCATTGGCGGCCTGCTGGAAAACCGTAACAGCAACAACGACGCCAACATTCCATGGGCTTCCAAGTTGCCGGTGGTTGGGGGGCTGTTCCAGCAGCAGCGCAAATCTTTACAGCAGACCGAGCTGGTCATCCTGGTGCGTCCGCAAGTGATCGACGATCAGGTCTGGGTCGACGAGCTGCGTCGCAGCGCCGATTCGTTTCGGCAGGTTAGGTAGGCCGCGGTATGTACGAGGCATTCTTCGGCCTGCGCGAGAAGCCATTCGCGCTGACGCCGAACACCGGCTTCATGGTCCAGCTTCCGCCTTATCAGGCCTGCTTGAACCTCTTGCGTGTGGCTTTGGCCGAAGGCGAGGGCTTCGTCAAGGTCACTGGCGAGGTGGGGACCGGCAAGACACTGCTTTGCCGTGCGCTGCTCAAGCAGCTCGAACCGGAGCGTTACCAGCTTGCCTGGTTGCCAAACCCGTCGCTCGAACCGCGAGCGCTGCGCCAAGCCCTCGCGCATGAGCTGCACGTGCCTGCGGTCGAGCAGCTGGATGACCATGGGCTGCTTGCCGCGCTGCATCGGCGCCTGATCGAGCTGGCGAGCGAAGGCAAGAGCACCGTGGTGTTGATCGACGAGGCGCAAGCCTTGCCGCCTGCCACCCTGGAAGCCCTGCGCCTGCTGACCAATCTGGAAACGGAGCAGCGCAAATTGCTGCAGGTGGTGCTGTTCGGCCAGCCGGAACTGGATGTCACCCTTGCCAGCGACGCTTTCCGCCAGCTGCGCCAGCGCGTCACGTTCTCCTATCGTTTGCAACCGCTCGATGTCAGCGACGCGCGCCGCTATCTGGACGAGCGTCTGGCGGCCGCCGGTTACGAGGGTGAGCCACTGTTCCAGCCGTCAGCCGTGCGGCTGCTGGTCAAGGGTAGCGGCGGTATCCCTCGACTGATCAACATCCTGGCCAACAAATGCCTGATGGCCGCCTTTGGCGAAGGCCAGCGGCGGGTCGCCTGTCGCCATGTGCGACGCGCATTGGCCGATACCGAAGGCGCGCGCCCCTTCGTGCGTGCTGTCTCACCGCTGCGTTGGGCCATCTTGGCTGGCGCTGCAAGCGTAAGCCTGGTTGTAGGCGTATGGCCCTGGTTGTACCCGTTCGTTGAGGCATCGCTATGAGTCTGGTCAACGACATGCTGCGTGATCTCGAAGCCCGCGGCGCAGCGTCCGGCGGGCAAGGTTCGCTCGGCGGCATGCGCTCCGTTGACGAGGCTGCAGCGGCGCGTCGTGAGCGCGCGGTGCGGTTGCGCCGCTGGCTGCTGCCACTTATCGCCGTGCTGTTGCTGATCTGGGCCATGGCCGCTGCGCTTCAGCGCTTGCCTGAAGCCGCCGTGCCGCAGGAGGCACCGATCGCCATCGCTCCGGTTGTCACCGCTGCGCCAGCGGTTCAGCTATTGGATGTTCTGCCGCAGCAAGACGGCGCTCGCTTCGTGCTGCAGTTGCTGCTGAATCGATCGATCAGCTACCAGCGCACCGATGAAGGCGGCGCGATCAGCCTGCGTTTGCCTGGCGTGACGCTTGTTGGCGATGCACGACACGGTCGCGTCGAGAACAACGGGCTGAATCTGTCTTGGCGGGTAGAGCAGCAGGGCGATCAGGTGCAGGTGTTGCTGATTGGCATGACGGACCGGCTCGACATCCGTGATCGCATCGAGCCCGCTGGCGGCCATGCGCAGCTCTGGTTAGAAGTGCGCATGGGTGGGGCTTCAGAAACCGAGCCCGAGCTGATCGAGCTGCCCGTTGCCGAGCCGGCGCTGGATGAGTCGAGCCTGCCTGATTGGGTGACCCGCACAGCGTCAGCGGACCAGGCCGCTTCGGTGATCGCTCCGGATGCTCGACCAGTCGCCAAGGCAGCGCCTGCGCAGTTAGCCACGCCGCAGGTATCACCGAAGCCGACCGTGCAGATTGGCAGCCATCGGCCAGATGCATTGGCGCAGGCGCGAGATGCCCTGCAGCAGCAGAACTACCCACGAGCAATCGAATTGCTGCAAGCGCTGCATGCCGCACAGCCGGAAAACCCCGAGCCGACGCGCTGGTTGGCACGCACCTACCTTGCCGCTGGGCAAATCGAGCCGCTGCTCGCTTGGCTGCCCGCTCAGCTTCAACGACGCCCCTTCGACGCCGAGCTGCGCACGCTGCTTGCGCGTGGCCAGTTGCAGAGCGGCGACAAGCTTGCTGCGCTGGCGACCTTGAAACAGAACGCGCCCTCGCTTGCCGATGACCCCAGCTATTTCGCCCTGTTGGCTGCATTGCAGCAGCAGGTTGGTGACTGGCCGGGCAGCGTTGCGGTTTACCGCCAACTGGTCGCTGGACAGCCTCAGCAGGCGTCCTGGCAGCTGGGCCTGGCCATCGCGCTGGAGCAGATCGACCAGCCCGCCCAAGCTGCCCGCCATTACCGCCTGGCCGCTCAGGGGCGGGGGCTCGATGACAACTCGCGGCGCTTCGCCGCCGAACGTGCCGGCGCGCTTGGAGCGATTCGATGACAGTTCAAGATATGCGCCAACGCAAGATTCGCCTCGGCGATCTGCTGGTCCAGGCCGGACTAATCAGCGACGCCCAGCTGCAACAGGCGCTGCAGGATCAGAAACGTACCGGCTCCAAGCTCGGCCGCACGGTGCTGGACCTTGGCTTTATCGACGAGGGCCGCCTGCTGCATGCGTTGTCCGAGCAGCTGCAGATTCCTTTCGTCGAACTGAAACACTACAAGTTTGACAATCAGCTGACCCAGAGCCTGCCCGAGGCAGTGGCTCGACGCTTCCGCGTGATCGTGCTGTCCCGCCAGGCTGATGGCCTGCTGGTGGGTATGACCGATCCGCTGGATATTTTTGCCCAGGATGAGATCGAGCGCCTGCTCGGCAAGCGCGTCCACCCAGCCGTGGTGCGTGAAAGCGAACTGCTAGGCGCTCTGGATCAGCTCTACCGGCGCACCAGCGAAATCGCCTCGTTGGCCGGCGAGCTGGAAGGTGAACTGCAGGAAAGCGACTTTGACCTCTCGCGTCTGGGTGCCGAAAGCAACAGCGATGCACCGGTGGTGCGCTTGCTGCAGACCTTGTTCGAAGACGCCGTGCAAATGAAGGCTTCGGACATCCATATCGAGCCGGACGAAGGCGTGGTCCGCATCCGCCAGCGGATCGACGGCGTGCTCAACGAGCAGGTAATGAAGGAGCACCGTGTTGCTTCGGCGCTGGTCATGCGTCTGAAGATCATGTCCGGCCTGGATATTTCGGAAAAGCGCCTGCCGCAAGACGGCCGCTTCAATATCCGAGTGAAGAACCGCAACCTAGACGTCCGTGTATCGACGATGCCGGTGCAGTTCGGCGAGTCGGTTGTCATGCGTCTGCTCGACCAGAGCGGCGCCATGTTCAAGCTCGAGGGCACCGGTATGCCGCCGGCCATGCTCGAGCGCTTCCGGCGCCTGCTGCAGCGTCCGCACGGCATGGTGCTAGTCACTGGCCCAACCGGCTCGGGCAAGACCACCACGCTCTATGCCGGGCTTTCCGAGCTGAACAGCCCGGAAAAGAAGATCATCACCGTCGAAGACCCGGTCGAGTACCGCCTGCCGCGTGTTAATCAGGTGCAGGTCAATGCGAAGATCGAGCTGACCTTCGCCCGGGTGTTGCGCGCCGCACTGCGTCAGGACCCGGACATCGTCCTGGTCGGCGAGATCCGCGATCAGGAAACCGCCGAGATCGGCCTGCGCGCTGCGCTGACCGGCCATCTCGTGCTCTCGACTCTGCACACTAACGATGCGCTGACCTCGGCCATGCGCCTGATCGACATGGGGGTTGAGCCGTTCCTGGTGGCCACAGCGCTCAACGCCGTGCTGGCGCAGCGGCTGATACGCAGGGTGTGCGAAAACTGCATGGAGGAAGAACAGCCCGATGCGCGCCAGCTCGCCTGGCTGGAGTCGCTCCATGGTGCGCCGCTGCGTGAGCATCGCTTCAAACGCGGTAGTGGTTGTCACCAGTGCCACAACAGCGGCTACGCAGGCCGCGTCGGTGTGTACGAATTGCTGGAACTGGACGAGCCGATGATCGCCGCGTTGCGTCGCGGCGATCCACAGGGTTTCGCCGAAGCCGCGCGCCACCAGGCGCACTATCGGCCGCTCGCGGCTTGCGCGCTGGATTACGCAATCGCCGGTATCACCAGCGTCGAAGAAGTGCTGAAAGTCTGCGCCACTCTGGCGGATGACGAGGTACTCGCGTGACAGCCCGTTATCTGCTGCCTTCGGTCGCCGTGCTGAGCGCCAGCATCATTGCTAGCGAGCGGCTGCTCGGTGAGGACCGCGCCGATGCCTAGCTTCCGCTATACCGGCCGCGACCTGCATGGAGCGCGAGTTTCCGGCGCACTCGATGGTGCCAGCGCAGATGCCGTGGCCAGCGAACTGGTAGCCCGGCAGATCACACCGCTGACTATCGACGCACAGCGCGCCCAGGCCGCGAGCGTCGACGTATTAGCCCTGCTGCGTAACAAGCTGCAGCGCAAGCGCGTCGACCTCGATGAGCTGATCATCTTCAGCCGGCAGATGTACAGCCTGAACAAGGCCGGGGTGCCGATCATTCGCGCCATCGGCGGTCTGGCGGAATCCAGTCGCAACCTGTATTTCCGCGGGATTCTGCAAGACGTGCGCGCCAGCCTCGAAAGTGGGCAGTCCATGGCCGTTGCGCTCAATGCCCATCCCAAGGTGTTCAACAACCTGTTCGTCAGCATGGTCAGTGTCGGCGAGAACACCGGCCAGCTAGATCAGGCCTTCAAACAGTTGTCGGCCTATCTCGAACTGGAGCGCGAGACACGCAAGCGCATCAAGCAGGCGACGCGCTACCCGATTTTCGTACTGGTCGCCATGGGCGTTGCACTGGGGGTGATCAACCTGCTGGTGATCCCGGCCTTCGCCAAGGTCTTCGCCCAGTTCCACGCGCAGCTGCCCTGGGCGACACGCTTGCTGATCGGTACTTCCAACTTCATGCGGGACTATTGGTGGCTGTTGCTGCTGGGCATCGTTGGCGGACTTTACGCCTTCTTCAAATGGATCGAGACCGATGCCGGGCGACTGCGCTGGGATCGCATCAAGCTGCGCCTGCCGATTGTCGGCGGTATCTTCGAACGGATAGCCCTGGCTCGTTTCACCCGCACCTTCGCGATGATGTATCGCGCCGGCGTGCCGCTGCTACAGACCCTTTCGATCAACAGCGCCAGCGTCGGCAATCAGCATATCGGCCAGGCCATTCTCGGCATCCGCGAAAGTGTCGAGCGCGGCGAAGCGCTGACCCGCTCTGCCCATAGCTCCGGCCTGTTCACCCCATTGGTATTGCAGATGATGGCCGTCGGCGAAGAGACCGGAGCGCTGGACGACCTGTTTATCGAGGTCGCTGACTTCTACGAGCAGGAGGTCGACTACGACCTCAAGCAGCTGGCCGATGCCATCGAACCGATTCTCATCGTCTGCATGGGCGTGATGGTGCTGATTCTTGCGCTCGGCGTGTTTCTGCCGATGTGGGAGCTGGGCAGCGCAGCGCAGGGCAGGGGCTGACGACGGGATTACAGCCGCTGGTCGGGCCAAACGGCGCGCCAGCACGGCAATTGCTTAGGGACCGATCTCGGAGAACATATGACGGAAAAACGGCGACAGATGGACGCGAGACAACAAGCGGGTTTCACCATGATCGAGTTGGTCGTGGTGATCGCAATCCTCGGCATTCTTGCCGCGGTAGCGCTGCCACATTTCATCGACTCGGCCAAGGACGCCCACCGCGCCAGCGTACGTAATGCCGGCGGAGCGTTCGTATCGGCCGTGTCTCTAGTGCGCGGCCAGTACGAACTCAACCGCAACGGCGGCAGCAACAGCTGCCTGGCGGGCAACTGCCAGATCAATGTGCAGGGCTACGGCAATGGCGCGATAGACGTCAACGCCAACGGCTGGCCCGTCGGCACCGAGCGCAGCGGCACGCCGCTGGGTAATGCCAGCATGACTGCGGGCGAGTGTCGCAACCTCTGGAACAACCTGCTACAGGCCTCATCGCAAAGCCTTGTCGGCACTAACCCGGCATTCACCGCTACGGCTAACGGCACCCGCTGCCTTTACACCTACAACCTCGATGGCGGTGACGACGTCATCGAATACAACGCCAATACCGGCGAAGTCTTCGTCAACTTCAACTGAGTATTACCAAGGAGCAACAACCATGAAGAAGCAACAGAGCGGTTTCACCATGATCGAGTTGATTATGGTGATTGTTATTTTGGGGATTTTGGCGGCGTTTGCTTTGCCGAGATTTGCTGATTTTGGAAAGGATGCGAAAGTGGCATCTATTAATGGAGCAGCCGGGGCGATGAAGTCTGCTTCAGCGATTGCCCATGCCGCTTACATAGCGACGGGCACCAAGCCAGAATCAGTGAAGCTGGAAGGAGTTGATGTTCAACTTTCAAACGGTTATCCGAGTGCAACTGGCATCCTGACCGCAGCGCAGATAACTTCTAATGACTACGATGTTTCTACTGCAGGTACCGTAGCTGTGAAGAGCACTACTGATTGCAAAGTAGTTTATGCCGAAGCTACCAGCACAGGTACTCCTGCGGTGATAACACCGCCATCTTTCACTGTGACAACCAGCGGCTGCTAAGCCGGTCAGGCCGGCGCAGTTTGTCGATGCCGAATTCGTTCCTGCTGGATCGAAGTCGCCCTGCAGCCTGCGCTAGTAATGGGCCAATGCCAATGCGCATCCCCCAAGGCGGTTTCACAGTCGTCGAGCTCATCCTCGTCCTGATGATCGTAGGTGTGCTTGCCGCTGTGGTGGGCCCCCGGTTTTTTGATCGCCAAGTGTTCGATGAGCGCCTGTACTTCGAGCAGAGCCTGACCGCCGTGCGTTACGCGCAGAAGCTCGCGCTGTCGAGCGGTTGTTCGATCCGCGCGCGGGTCGACAACGGTGGTTACTCGTTAAGCTACGCTAGCGCCTGCGGCGCCGTCCCCGCAGGCGCTTTGGTAAGCAACCCTTCCGGTGTCAGCTACGCCGCCGGACTTCCTTCCGGGGTGAGCGTGCAGCAGGCGCTGGACGTCACCTTCAATTCCCGCGGCTGTGTGGCCGCCGGCAGTGCCTGCGGCAGCGGCAGCCAGATCGGTCGGGTCGGCGGTTTCAGCCTGGCGATACATGCCGACACTGGTTTCGTTGAGGCCCACCCCTGATGCCTCGATTTTTTCCGGATCCAAACGGAGCGCGCAGAATCTCCGCTGACGCTAAAGCCCATTCGCTAGCGCGCCCAGCCAAGCATCGGCAGGGTGGCATGACCTTAGTCGAGCTGGTCATCAGTATCGTCATCATCGGTATTGCGGTGGCCGCGCTTTATTCGGCCATGGCATCCATTACTGGGCGTTCGGCTGATCCAATGCTGCGCCAGCAGGCGCTGTCCATTGCTGAAGCCTATCTGGAAGAGATCAGCCTGCAGTCTTTTCCCACCAGCACGAACTGTGCGGCTTCGGCCAACGGCTCCGGCCGCGCCGGCTTTGACGATGTCTGCGATTACAACGGGCTGACCTATCCCGGAGCACAGCCGTTAGCGCCACGTAGTGCTTTTTCCATCTCGCCTATTGCGGGTCTCGAGGGTTATCGCGTGCAGGTACAAGTGGCACCGGTGACGCTCAACAGCCTGAGCGCAGCGAACGCCCTGCGCATTCTGGTGACCGTTACGGACCCAGCGGGTCAGGATCTCAGCCTCGCCGGCTATCGAGCGCGTTACTGATGGGCAGAGTCGCGGATTCCAAAGGCAGCGCGCGTACCGACGCGCGTGGCTTTACTCTGGTTGAGCTGATTATGGTGATTGCCCTGGCGGGCGTGGTCGCAGTAATGCTTGCGACCGTGTTGAACAATCCGATGCAGAGCTTCGTCGATCAGAGCCGTCGTGCCGAGCTGGTCGATCTAGCCGCGACCGCACTCAACCGCATGGCGCGCGATGTACGGTTAGGCGTGCCGAATACCCTGCGCGCCCGCGACTCCCAGACGCTGGAGCTGCTGCTAATCGATCAGGCTGGGCGCTATCGGGCGAACCAGCATGGCGGTGCCGGCGTGCGTTTCGACCCGCCTCGTTGCCCGCCCAGCAGCGCCTGCAGCATCGAGGTGCTCAGCCCTGGCGTCGACTCGGTACAGGTGGCTGCGGCGCGCTGGATGGTGATCTACAACATCGGTACCAGCTCGCAGGGTGACAGCGTCTGGCCGCCATTCAACCAGAACGCCAGCACCTCTGCGGCAGTCATTACGCCAAGCGGTGTGAGCTTTAGCCATGCGTTGGGTGCGCTTACGTTGGGCGGCACGACGGCAAACAACTTTCGGTTCAAGTTTGCTTCGCCGCAGCATCGTTTCTACCTAGTGCGCGA
This region includes:
- a CDS encoding prepilin-type N-terminal cleavage/methylation domain-containing protein, producing the protein MDARQQAGFTMIELVVVIAILGILAAVALPHFIDSAKDAHRASVRNAGGAFVSAVSLVRGQYELNRNGGSNSCLAGNCQINVQGYGNGAIDVNANGWPVGTERSGTPLGNASMTAGECRNLWNNLLQASSQSLVGTNPAFTATANGTRCLYTYNLDGGDDVIEYNANTGEVFVNFN
- a CDS encoding type II secretion system protein → MKKQQSGFTMIELIMVIVILGILAAFALPRFADFGKDAKVASINGAAGAMKSASAIAHAAYIATGTKPESVKLEGVDVQLSNGYPSATGILTAAQITSNDYDVSTAGTVAVKSTTDCKVVYAEATSTGTPAVITPPSFTVTTSGC
- a CDS encoding pilus assembly FimT family protein, with the translated sequence MRIPQGGFTVVELILVLMIVGVLAAVVGPRFFDRQVFDERLYFEQSLTAVRYAQKLALSSGCSIRARVDNGGYSLSYASACGAVPAGALVSNPSGVSYAAGLPSGVSVQQALDVTFNSRGCVAAGSACGSGSQIGRVGGFSLAIHADTGFVEAHP
- a CDS encoding type II secretion system protein is translated as MPRFFPDPNGARRISADAKAHSLARPAKHRQGGMTLVELVISIVIIGIAVAALYSAMASITGRSADPMLRQQALSIAEAYLEEISLQSFPTSTNCAASANGSGRAGFDDVCDYNGLTYPGAQPLAPRSAFSISPIAGLEGYRVQVQVAPVTLNSLSAANALRILVTVTDPAGQDLSLAGYRARY
- a CDS encoding PulJ/GspJ family protein — encoded protein: MGRVADSKGSARTDARGFTLVELIMVIALAGVVAVMLATVLNNPMQSFVDQSRRAELVDLAATALNRMARDVRLGVPNTLRARDSQTLELLLIDQAGRYRANQHGGAGVRFDPPRCPPSSACSIEVLSPGVDSVQVAAARWMVIYNIGTSSQGDSVWPPFNQNASTSAAVITPSGVSFSHALGALTLGGTTANNFRFKFASPQHRFYLVRDVVGYRCDGPGTDAAGNGTGVIRRATFGSLAATYGYSAANSAVLVDSVAACQFSYAPGTSTRGGLVSIRLTLKKNNEEIVLLQQVHVDNAP